TGACTGCTACTTGCCGATCAACGAGTTCTGGGACGAGGGCAAGGTCTGCCTGAATAGTGACGGGAGCCTGGCGGACGGCTGGTTCGGTCACTACTGGACCAAGAACAACGCAATGGCCGGCATCGCCCGCGAAGTCGGCCGGCGGATCAGAGAGCATTACCCAACAGACTGCGTATATCTGGATGTCCACACCAACATCGGCCCTGATGCCCAGGATTTCGAGGCAGGCGTCGAGGGTGCGGGGACGGCACGGGCCACGGTTCTCGGGAACGCCGAATGCATCCGCGAAGTCCACGTCCAGCAGGGCTCCCTGTGCAGCGAGGGCATCTGCCGCTGGATGTACGCTGGTCTTGCGGACATGGACTATGCGCAATGGGCTGGTGTCACCAAACCGGATGTCAAGCCGCTGCTGCCTGACTTCGACCTCCTGCGCATCCACCCAAAGCAGATCGGGACGGCTATGGGTTACCTGCCCACCTGCTTCTTCGGCACGGAAGCCCTTGCCGAGTTCAACAAGGACCCGGGAAAGGGTACGGACCATCAGCCGTTCTATCACTGGCTTGCGGCGACCATCGCCCACGGACATTCGGCGATGATCGGGTACGGGTACTTCCCATCGTTAGCCCGAACCATACACTACTATAGCCTGCTGTCCGGGCCGCAACGAGAGTACCTGCCGGACACCGTGGCCGGCATCCAGTGGTACTCGGAGGCGGCCTCCTCGTACGTCAGCACCAGCGAGGCGCTACGAAGCGGCGTTCGCGACCAGGGCAGATTGCGCGTAACCTACTCAAGGGGCCTTACGGTCTACGTGAACTATAATCGCGAGCAGCCCTGGAAACTGAGCGTCGGGGGTCGTGAACACGTCCTGCCGCCCTTCGGCTGGGTCATGCACAAGCCCGGGGAGATCCTCGCCTACAGCGCCCTGGTGGACGGACGTCGCGTGGACTACGTTGACTGCCCGGAGTACACCTACCTCAATTCCGGCGTCGGTCCCGTCACCGAAGGTCCCGTCACAGTGGACGGTGCGGTGCTCATCCGCAAAGGACGTCCCCTGCGGGTCATCCCCTGTGGCGATCTTGGCAGTTGGAGGGCGCTGAAGAGTGAGGAGTACCCGATCTTCAACGACCAAGTTCTTGCCGGGCCGCCGGTTGATCGGGGTGTGAAGCAGCTTCGACTGAACCTTCCGGGTCTTTTGAACAGGACCGAAGGTATCACTTTGAGGACTCGCGATGAAGAGGGAGATCAGACACCAGGAATCGCGCTACATGAGGCCGACGTGGAGCTGACGCCTTCGGCCGACGTGACCGAGTGGCTCATCGAATAACACCAGAACGCAAGAAAAAGGTCGTCAGTGCGCTTCTCACTACCATAGGTAGTGTTTCGAGGGCACTTGACAGCCGGGGACTGTCGGTGTTATGGTGTATGTAGCATGAACAGTATCCCCAGTAAGAACTGCTCGGGGTGCCGGGATTGCTTATTCGTGCGCCTTGAAATGTCGGGACGATCCCCACGGGCTCTGATGGCAATGGCACGTTGGTCTTGCCGGAAAGAGACAGGCGCTGGTCTAAAAGAAAGGAGGTAAGAGACGGGTGGAAACCGGCAAGGTCAAGTGGTTCAATGATCAGAAGGGTTACGGATTCATTGAGCGTGATGCTGGTGGAGAGGACGTTTTCGTCCATTACTCCGGCATCGATGCCGAAGGCTACAGGTCCCTCGAGGAAGGCGCGCTTGTGGAGTTCGAGGTTGTGACTGACGCAAAGGGGCCGCGGGCCGACAAGGTCAGGGTCATCGGCGCGTAAGTACGTCAATTGACCCCGCCGTCTGTTACGGCCCCCCGGCGCCGAAGCCGGGGGTTCTTTTTGCCCCCCGACAGCCCGACCTCGGCGCATGCTCGGTCCGTTCGCATCGCTC
This region of Armatimonadota bacterium genomic DNA includes:
- a CDS encoding cold-shock protein — its product is METGKVKWFNDQKGYGFIERDAGGEDVFVHYSGIDAEGYRSLEEGALVEFEVVTDAKGPRADKVRVIGA